In the Drosophila takahashii strain IR98-3 E-12201 chromosome 3R, DtakHiC1v2, whole genome shotgun sequence genome, one interval contains:
- the LOC108066623 gene encoding solute carrier family 23 member 2: MELNNVTVEDGADASKSHTQASNTPQNNEKPKPQLLYAINDNPPWYLSIFLAFQHYLTMIGAIVSIPFILTPALCMSDEDANRGIIISTMIFVTGIVTYFQATWGVRLPIVQGGTISFLVPTLAILALPQWKCPEQTEMDSMNVEDRQELWQVRMRELSGAIAVSAMVQVILGYTGLVGKILKYVTPLTIVPTVSLVGLTLFEHAADTASKHWGIAVGTTGMLTLFSQIMSNVSVPILAYRKGHGMEVRQFQLFRLFPVLLTIMIMWGLCGILTATDVFPPGHPSRTDVRLNVLTSAKWFYVPYPGQFGWPSVTLSGVLGMLAGVLACTVESLSYYPTVSQMSGAHSPPLHAINRGIGTEGLGTVLAGLWGAGNGTNTFGENVGAIGVTKIGSRRVIQWAALIMVLQGVIGKFGAIFILIPDSVVGGIFCVMFGMIIAFGLSTLQYVDLRSARNLYILGLSIFFPMVLCRWMQKNPGAIDTGNKTVDSTLSVLLGTTILVGGVLGCLLDNLIPGTPEERGLVDWANEMPLGDDNVNDGTATDYDFPFGMDAIRRWKWTYYIPFMPTYKLQKQS, from the exons ATGGAGCTAAATAATGTTACCGTCGAGGATGGC GCTGATGCGTCCAAGTCCCACACTCAAGCTTCTAACACGCCTCAGAATAATGAGAAACCCAAGCCGCAACTGCTTTACGCCATCAACGACAATCCCCCATGGTACCTGAGCATCTTCCTCGCATTCCAGCACTACCTGACCATGATTGGAGCCATCGTTTCGATACCCTTTATTTTAACGCCGGCTCTGTGCATGTCAGACGAGGACGCCAACCGGGGCATTATCATATCTACAATGATCTTCGTGACGGGAATAGTGACGTACTTCCAGGCCACGTGGGGCGTCCGGCTGCCCATTGTACAGGGTGGAACCATTTCGTTTTTGGTACCCACCCTAGCCATTTTGGCCCTGCCGCAGTGGAAGTGTCCGGAGCAGACCGAGATGGACTCCATGAACGTGGAGGATCGACAAGAACTGTGGCAAGTGAGAATGCGGGAGCTATCCGGCGCCATTGCCGTTTCCGCCATGGTGCAAGTTATCCTGGGCTACACTGGTCTGGTGGGAAAGATCCTCAAGTATGTGACTCCGTTGACAATTGTGCCCACAGTCTCGTTGGTGGGACTCACTCTGTTCGAGCACGCGGCTGACACGGCTTCGAAGCACTGGGGCATTGCCGTGGG AACCACTGGCATGCTGACGCTCTTCTCGCAAATAATGTCGAATGTATCCGTGCCAATTTTGGCCTACCGCAAGGGTCACGGAATGGAGGTTCGGCAGTTCCAGCTGTTCCGCCTCTTTCCCGTGCTGCTGACCATAATGATAATGTGGGGTCTGTGCGGGATTTTGACGGCCACCGATGTCTTCCCTCCGGGACATCCTTCTCGCACCGATGTCCGCCTGAATGTGCTGACCAGTGCCAAGTGGTTCTATGTACCGTATCCGGGACAGTTCGGTTGGCCCTCGGTGACGCTCTCCGGCGTGCTGGGCATGTTGGCCGGAGTCTTGGCCTGCACAGTGGAATCACTCAGTTATTATCCCACTGTGTCGCAGATGTCGGGAGCCCATTCACCTCCGCTGCATGCAATTAATCGCGGTATCGGAACCGAGGGATTGGGCACTGTGCTCGCTGGTCTTTGGGGAGCTGGAAATGGAACCAATACCTTTGGGGAGAACGTGGGCGccatcggggtcaccaaa aTTGGATCGCGTCGTGTCATCCAGTGGGCAGCCTTAATAATGGTACTACAGGGGGTAATTGGCAAGTTTGGAGCCATCTTCATCCTCATTCCCGACTCAGTGGTGGGCGGGATCTTCTGCGTGATGTTTGGCATGATCATAGCCTTCGGCCTGTCCACGCTGCAGTATGTAGATCTGCGATCTGCTAGGAATCTTTACATCCTGGGACTATCCATATTTTTCCCAATGGTCTTGTGCCGCTGGATGCAGAAGAATCCCGGAGCTATTGACACCGGGAACAAGACAGTTGATTCCACCCTATCGGTGCTGCTGGGCACCACCATTTTGGTGGGCGGAGTTTTGGGATGCCTGCTGGACAATTTGATACCGGGAACTCCGGAGGAGCGGGGCTTGGTCGACTGGGCAAATGAGATGCCCCTGGGTGATGATAATGTTAACGATGGCACAGCCACCGATTACGATTTTCCATTTGGCATGGATGCGATTCGCCGTTGGAAATGGACCTACTACATTCCCTTTATGCCAACCTACAAGCTCCAGAAGCAAAGCTGA